A genome region from Glutamicibacter arilaitensis Re117 includes the following:
- a CDS encoding phosphotransferase family protein produces MAAPALEDLLPSAHAQQIRQWLGPVDVVADMSWNLTDTKVLHLRAGTRHVVAKTGGEANHHLDREILAHRSYTGPLKNAGLAAQLLHASHSLRLAIMDYQPGELSAGTAWEFDSEVHQQAGSALKLLHAQEQQLDHGYEARLTRKFLLLLDRKHRIEPALCERIENILKNYDPKPAILVPTHGDWQPRNWLVDRGKLRIIDFGRFEFRPAASDFARLAVQQWKGRADLEAAFLRGYGGDPREEKAWGIMELREGIGTAVWAHEVGDEVFEAQGHQMLADTLARMENGQSRSQLPEGSERHC; encoded by the coding sequence ATGGCTGCTCCAGCGCTTGAAGACTTGCTGCCATCAGCGCACGCACAGCAGATACGCCAGTGGCTTGGCCCGGTTGACGTCGTGGCCGACATGTCATGGAACCTCACCGACACCAAGGTCCTGCATTTGCGGGCCGGAACACGTCATGTCGTAGCCAAGACCGGGGGAGAAGCCAACCACCATCTGGACCGAGAGATCCTAGCCCACCGCAGCTACACCGGGCCATTGAAAAATGCAGGACTGGCAGCACAGCTGCTGCACGCAAGTCACAGCTTGCGCTTGGCGATCATGGATTACCAGCCCGGGGAACTAAGCGCAGGAACGGCCTGGGAATTCGACTCGGAAGTCCATCAGCAGGCGGGCAGTGCGCTCAAGCTCCTGCATGCACAAGAACAACAACTGGATCATGGCTACGAAGCGCGGCTGACGCGCAAGTTCCTCCTGCTCTTAGACCGCAAGCATCGCATTGAACCAGCGCTCTGCGAGCGGATCGAGAACATCCTCAAAAACTACGATCCGAAACCTGCCATCTTGGTGCCAACCCATGGAGATTGGCAACCGCGCAACTGGCTCGTTGATCGCGGCAAGCTTCGCATCATTGACTTCGGCCGATTCGAATTCCGTCCCGCTGCCAGCGACTTCGCGCGGCTAGCGGTGCAACAGTGGAAAGGGCGTGCGGATTTGGAAGCTGCGTTCCTGCGCGGATACGGCGGCGACCCGCGAGAGGAAAAGGCCTGGGGGATCATGGAATTGCGCGAAGGGATCGGAACTGCGGTCTGGGCTCATGAAGTCGGTGACGAGGTATTTGAAGCCCAGGGACACCAAATGCTGGCTGATACGCTTGCCCGCATGGAAAATGGACAG
- a CDS encoding class I SAM-dependent methyltransferase: MDIPERTGETAYRYSQVAEAYIDMFGAPEQAEDQDRELIAQWAAQIHGPVLDAGCGPGHWTQFIADAHRCATGVDLVPEFLEYARANFQKPEFLRADLAHLPFDDQHFSGVLAWYSVIHAPPAELGPLLNELARVLKPGGTLLLGFFAGNQLEAFAHQVALAWYWPPADLSLLLEQAGLKVLQAGTRTRAEARTHGHLLAQKRA; encoded by the coding sequence ATGGACATTCCTGAGCGCACCGGTGAAACTGCCTACCGATATTCGCAGGTAGCAGAAGCCTACATCGATATGTTTGGGGCGCCAGAGCAGGCGGAGGATCAAGACCGGGAACTGATTGCCCAGTGGGCCGCACAGATCCATGGTCCAGTACTTGACGCTGGCTGCGGTCCGGGACATTGGACGCAGTTCATTGCTGATGCTCATCGGTGCGCCACTGGCGTTGATCTTGTGCCCGAGTTCTTGGAATATGCGCGTGCAAACTTTCAGAAACCAGAATTCCTGCGCGCTGATCTGGCGCACCTGCCATTTGACGATCAGCATTTTTCCGGGGTGCTCGCCTGGTATTCGGTAATCCATGCTCCACCGGCCGAGCTAGGACCGCTGTTGAATGAGCTGGCCCGGGTGCTGAAACCAGGCGGAACGCTCTTGCTCGGATTCTTTGCCGGCAATCAGCTGGAGGCCTTTGCCCACCAAGTCGCCCTGGCCTGGTATTGGCCTCCGGCGGATCTATCGCTGCTCTTGGAACAGGCCGGACTGAAGGTGCTTCAGGCCGGCACCCGCACTCGGGCAGAAGCTCGCACCCATGGGCATCTGCTAGCGCAAAAGCGGGCTTAA
- the acnA gene encoding aconitate hydratase AcnA: MSNVDSFGAKGVLDVNGTEYEIYRLNTVEGSDSLPYSLKVLLENLLRTEDGANVTNEHINALGQWDASAQPNTEIQFTPARVLMQDFTGVPCVVDLATMREAVKDLGGDPTRVNPLAPAEMVIDHSVQIDTFGFEGAVERNMEIEYQRNGERYQFLRWGQTAFDDFKVVPPGTGIVHQVNIEYLARTVMTREVDGVLRAYPDSCVGTDSHTTMVNGLGVLGWGVGGIEAEAAMLGQPVSMLIPRVVGFKLAGSIPAGATATDVVLTITEMLRKHGVVGKFVEFYGEGVAAVPLANRATIGNMSPEFGSTAAMFPIDDVTLDYLRLTGRSEENVALVEAYAKEQGMWHDPSREIRFSEYLELDLSTVVPSIAGPKRPQDRIELSSSKEQFRKDLHNYVSDAEDTQGAGRPSVAVEVTKEDGTQFTLDHGLVSIASITSCTNTSNPSVMLAAAVLARNAADKGLTSKPWVKTSVAPGSKVVTEYYEKSGLLPYLEKLGFFVVGYGCATCIGNSGPLDAEISEAINANDLAATAVLSGNRNFEGRINPDVKMNYLASPPLVIAYALAGTMDFDFETDALGKDAEGNDVFLKDIWPSPVEVQEIIDSSIDKEMFAKGYDGVFEGDARWKALDTPEGSTFAWDEKSTYARKAPYFDGMTAEPQPVEDINGARVLLKLGDSVTTDHISPAGSFKSETPAGRYLIENGVDRKDFNSYGSRRGNHEVMIRGTFANIRIKNQLLDGVEGGFTRDFTQEGAPQAYVYDAAENYKAAGTPLVVLGGKEYGSGSSRDWAAKGTALLGVKAVITESFERIHRSNLIGMGVLPLQFPEGESADSLGLTGTETFAVSGVTELNNGTTPKTLKVTATAEDGKVTEFDAVLRIDTPGEADYYRNGGILQYVLRQIAAAN, translated from the coding sequence GTGAGCAATGTGGACAGCTTCGGTGCCAAGGGCGTACTTGACGTCAATGGAACCGAATACGAAATTTACCGACTAAATACGGTTGAAGGCTCGGACAGCCTTCCTTACAGCCTTAAGGTTCTTCTTGAGAACCTGCTTCGCACCGAAGACGGCGCGAACGTAACTAACGAGCACATCAATGCACTGGGTCAGTGGGATGCTTCGGCTCAGCCGAACACCGAGATCCAGTTCACCCCTGCACGTGTGCTGATGCAGGACTTCACCGGTGTGCCTTGTGTCGTTGACCTGGCAACCATGCGCGAGGCCGTCAAGGACCTCGGCGGTGACCCAACCCGCGTTAACCCGCTGGCACCTGCTGAAATGGTTATCGACCACTCCGTGCAGATCGACACCTTCGGTTTCGAAGGCGCTGTCGAGCGCAACATGGAGATCGAGTACCAGCGCAACGGCGAGCGTTACCAGTTCCTGCGCTGGGGCCAGACTGCGTTTGACGACTTCAAGGTCGTCCCACCAGGCACCGGCATCGTGCACCAGGTCAACATCGAGTACCTGGCACGCACCGTCATGACCCGCGAGGTCGACGGCGTACTGCGCGCTTACCCAGATAGCTGCGTAGGCACCGACTCCCACACCACCATGGTCAACGGCCTGGGCGTGCTGGGTTGGGGCGTTGGCGGCATTGAGGCCGAAGCAGCAATGCTCGGCCAGCCTGTCTCCATGCTGATCCCACGCGTTGTCGGTTTCAAGCTGGCAGGTTCGATCCCAGCTGGCGCTACCGCAACCGACGTGGTGCTGACCATCACCGAAATGCTGCGCAAGCACGGTGTTGTTGGCAAGTTCGTTGAGTTCTACGGCGAAGGCGTGGCCGCAGTGCCACTGGCTAACCGTGCAACCATCGGCAACATGTCCCCAGAATTCGGCTCGACCGCCGCAATGTTCCCAATCGACGATGTCACCCTCGACTACCTGCGCCTGACCGGCCGCAGCGAAGAGAACGTGGCACTGGTCGAGGCTTACGCCAAGGAACAGGGCATGTGGCACGATCCAAGCCGCGAGATCCGTTTCTCGGAATACCTCGAGCTGGACCTGTCCACCGTGGTTCCATCGATCGCCGGCCCGAAGCGCCCACAGGACCGCATCGAGCTGTCGAGCTCGAAGGAGCAGTTCCGCAAGGACCTGCACAACTACGTATCGGACGCCGAGGACACCCAGGGCGCTGGCCGCCCATCGGTAGCCGTCGAGGTCACCAAGGAAGATGGCACCCAGTTCACCCTGGACCACGGCCTGGTTTCGATCGCTTCGATCACCTCGTGCACCAACACCTCCAACCCTTCGGTCATGCTGGCCGCAGCCGTACTGGCTCGCAACGCAGCTGACAAGGGCCTGACCTCCAAGCCATGGGTCAAGACTTCGGTCGCACCAGGCTCGAAGGTTGTAACCGAGTACTACGAGAAGTCCGGTCTGCTGCCATACCTGGAGAAGCTCGGCTTCTTCGTTGTCGGCTACGGTTGCGCAACTTGCATCGGTAACTCCGGTCCACTGGATGCTGAGATCTCCGAGGCCATCAACGCCAACGATCTCGCAGCAACCGCAGTCCTGTCGGGTAACCGCAACTTCGAAGGCCGCATCAACCCGGACGTGAAGATGAACTACCTGGCTTCCCCGCCACTGGTTATCGCTTACGCACTGGCTGGCACCATGGACTTCGACTTCGAAACCGACGCACTGGGCAAGGACGCCGAGGGCAACGATGTCTTCCTGAAGGACATCTGGCCATCGCCTGTCGAGGTCCAGGAGATCATTGACTCGTCGATTGACAAGGAAATGTTCGCTAAGGGCTACGACGGAGTCTTCGAAGGCGACGCACGCTGGAAGGCACTGGATACCCCAGAGGGTTCCACCTTCGCATGGGACGAGAAGTCGACCTACGCACGCAAGGCACCTTACTTCGACGGCATGACCGCAGAACCACAGCCAGTTGAGGACATCAACGGCGCTCGCGTGCTGCTGAAGCTGGGCGACTCGGTTACCACCGACCACATCTCGCCTGCAGGTTCGTTCAAGTCGGAAACCCCGGCTGGCCGCTACCTGATCGAGAACGGCGTGGATCGCAAGGACTTCAACTCCTACGGCTCGCGCCGTGGTAACCACGAAGTCATGATCCGCGGTACCTTCGCGAACATCCGCATCAAGAACCAGCTGCTGGACGGCGTCGAGGGTGGCTTCACCCGCGACTTCACCCAGGAAGGTGCTCCGCAGGCTTACGTCTACGACGCAGCGGAGAACTACAAGGCTGCCGGCACCCCGCTGGTCGTTCTGGGCGGCAAGGAATACGGTTCGGGCTCCTCGCGTGACTGGGCTGCCAAGGGCACCGCATTGCTGGGTGTCAAGGCTGTCATCACCGAGTCGTTCGAGCGTATCCACCGTTCGAACCTGATCGGCATGGGCGTTCTGCCACTGCAGTTCCCTGAAGGCGAGTCCGCTGATTCACTGGGTCTGACCGGTACCGAAACCTTCGCAGTTTCCGGCGTGACCGAGCTGAACAACGGCACCACCCCGAAGACCCTGAAGGTCACCGCAACCGCTGAAGACGGCAAGGTTACCGAGTTCGACGCAGTTCTGCGCATCGACACCCCAGGTGAAGCTGACTACTACCGCAACGGTGGCATCCTGCAGTACGTACTGCGCCAGATCGCTGCTGCTAACTAG
- a CDS encoding class I SAM-dependent RNA methyltransferase → MTESPTLTVRLGKIAHGGHTVARHEGRVIFVRHGIPGELVNVRLTDSAPEAKFWRADVTEVLEASEHRVPHFWDAADALKHRDPVGGAEFGHMRLEYQRELKSQVAAEQLTRLGGLKAEDYNFPAVQGVKGSADGLGWRTRMSYSVDAQGNLAMSAFRSNELISISQMPLAHPAIEATGLYSVDYSGIERVEAAVSSQDDRTVLILLAEARDGAAAKVAKQFPEGVNVASFSQHGGSAADGKGSLQTLAGSAHLIEKVLGEKFRITGEGFWQVHREAASLLSSRVIELTEPAAGEQIADLYAGAGLFSVPLAKAVGTGGRVFSIEGAPGTHADAKKNLRDYSQATVIRGRVERVLRQVAHDATLDAVVLDPPRTGLEKQVAAELASSGVSRICYVSCDPAAFARDTARLMGRGYELDHLEIHDLYPHTHHMESIGLFVRR, encoded by the coding sequence ATGACTGAATCACCAACTCTGACCGTCCGCCTGGGCAAGATCGCCCATGGCGGCCACACCGTCGCCCGCCATGAAGGCCGCGTGATTTTCGTACGCCACGGCATCCCCGGAGAGCTGGTGAACGTACGCCTGACCGACTCGGCGCCCGAGGCCAAGTTCTGGCGTGCCGATGTCACCGAGGTGCTGGAAGCCAGCGAGCACCGCGTGCCGCATTTCTGGGATGCGGCTGATGCCTTGAAGCACCGTGATCCAGTCGGCGGGGCCGAATTCGGCCACATGCGCCTGGAATACCAGCGTGAGCTGAAGTCGCAGGTTGCCGCCGAGCAGCTGACCCGTCTGGGCGGATTGAAGGCAGAAGACTACAACTTCCCTGCAGTGCAGGGCGTCAAGGGTTCAGCTGATGGCTTGGGCTGGCGTACCCGCATGTCCTATTCGGTCGATGCCCAGGGCAATCTCGCAATGAGTGCCTTCCGCAGCAACGAGCTGATCAGCATCTCGCAGATGCCGCTGGCACACCCGGCTATCGAGGCTACCGGCCTGTACTCCGTTGACTACTCGGGCATTGAGCGTGTGGAAGCTGCGGTGTCCAGCCAGGATGACCGCACCGTGCTGATCCTGCTTGCCGAAGCCCGCGATGGCGCAGCGGCAAAGGTGGCTAAGCAGTTCCCCGAGGGCGTGAACGTTGCTTCCTTCAGCCAGCATGGCGGTTCGGCAGCCGATGGCAAGGGCAGCTTGCAGACCTTGGCCGGTTCGGCGCACCTGATCGAAAAGGTGCTGGGGGAGAAGTTCCGCATTACCGGTGAAGGCTTCTGGCAGGTGCACCGTGAAGCGGCCAGCCTGCTCTCTTCGCGGGTTATCGAGCTGACCGAACCTGCCGCGGGCGAGCAAATTGCCGATCTCTATGCCGGGGCCGGACTCTTCTCCGTGCCGTTGGCCAAGGCGGTTGGCACCGGGGGCCGGGTCTTCTCGATTGAAGGCGCTCCGGGAACCCACGCCGATGCGAAGAAGAACCTGCGCGATTATTCGCAGGCCACGGTAATCCGCGGCCGTGTTGAGCGAGTGTTACGCCAGGTCGCACACGATGCGACTTTGGATGCCGTAGTGCTTGATCCACCACGTACCGGTCTAGAAAAGCAGGTCGCCGCCGAACTGGCTTCCAGTGGCGTTTCGCGTATTTGTTACGTCTCCTGCGATCCGGCGGCTTTTGCCCGGGATACCGCGCGTTTGATGGGCCGCGGCTATGAATTAGATCATTTGGAGATTCACGATTTGTACCCGCACACCCACCATATGGAGTCCATTGGACTCTTCGTGCGCCGTTAA
- a CDS encoding APC family permease codes for MPALFDGLKRILVGRPFRTEQLNKKPLPPNVALPIFSSSALSSLAYAPDEILLTLAMAGLAATMLSPMVGLAVLAVLVVLVLSYRQSVMEYPSGGGDYEIVKKNLGARSGTAVAAALLVDFVLTVAVSSSSAALYLSAIFPALGEYKAWVAAGLVAFLVVGNLRGKGQGRWTLAIPVYLFVFGMLALVAIGGVMAATGSLGLAPSANFTIVPEAEFANGLHGVVGALLILRAFSTGSAALTGIEVPISNVQTLAKPRAKNAARILLVLGLLSGVLTLGTLMLARATGIKVVADPQASFLLDGAPIPESFVQVPVLGQLAQAVFGDFTFGLVVVSVLTIAVLMLAGNQAFNSFPLLASHLATDGFLPRQLRTRGDRLGFSNGILSLGVAAIALVLLFQGDVTLLVQLYVVGVFVSFTLSQLGMLKHWKRVLVPIADRRIRAAKQRKRLLNLVGLILSALVLVVVLATRFVHGAWLAVLGIVVLMVIMDSLQRHYQKVDDELAVDESGAATALPSRVHALVLVSTVRKPVLRALAFARASRPSKLEAIIVDVERGKTEKTLQDWERLQIPVPITALASPYRDIPGALIEHIRSIKRESPRELIVVYIPEYVVGHWWEQLVHNQTALRVKNRLHYEPGVLIASVPWRLLSASRALGGGATEESSAHRQI; via the coding sequence GTGCCTGCATTATTTGATGGTCTCAAGCGGATCCTCGTGGGCCGGCCTTTCAGAACTGAACAGCTGAATAAGAAGCCGCTCCCACCTAACGTTGCGTTGCCGATTTTCTCGTCGAGCGCCCTGTCGTCCTTGGCGTACGCGCCAGATGAAATCTTGCTGACCCTGGCCATGGCAGGCCTGGCTGCGACCATGCTTTCTCCGATGGTCGGGCTGGCTGTGCTTGCCGTGCTGGTGGTCCTGGTGCTCTCCTATCGCCAATCGGTGATGGAGTACCCTTCCGGCGGCGGCGACTACGAAATCGTCAAGAAGAACCTGGGCGCGCGTTCGGGAACGGCTGTGGCCGCTGCGCTGCTGGTGGACTTTGTCCTGACCGTTGCGGTGTCCAGTTCTTCAGCTGCCTTGTACCTCAGCGCCATTTTCCCGGCGCTGGGTGAATACAAAGCGTGGGTGGCCGCTGGTCTCGTAGCATTCCTCGTGGTGGGAAACCTGCGGGGCAAGGGACAGGGGCGCTGGACGTTGGCCATCCCGGTCTACCTCTTCGTCTTCGGCATGCTGGCGCTGGTAGCCATTGGCGGCGTGATGGCGGCAACCGGTTCACTGGGCCTTGCTCCGAGCGCGAACTTCACGATTGTTCCCGAGGCAGAATTTGCCAACGGGCTGCACGGGGTAGTCGGCGCACTGCTGATCCTGCGTGCTTTCAGCACCGGTTCTGCGGCGCTGACCGGCATCGAAGTTCCGATCTCCAACGTGCAGACCCTGGCCAAGCCGCGAGCCAAGAACGCGGCCCGGATCCTGCTGGTGCTGGGTCTGCTCTCGGGCGTGCTGACCCTGGGCACGCTGATGCTTGCCCGCGCCACCGGCATCAAGGTCGTCGCTGATCCGCAAGCCTCTTTCTTGCTCGATGGCGCACCCATCCCTGAAAGCTTTGTGCAGGTCCCAGTCTTGGGGCAGTTGGCCCAGGCAGTGTTTGGCGACTTCACCTTCGGGCTGGTCGTGGTTTCGGTGCTGACTATTGCGGTGCTGATGCTGGCTGGCAACCAGGCATTCAATTCTTTCCCGCTGCTGGCCAGCCACCTGGCTACCGATGGGTTCCTTCCACGGCAGCTGCGCACCCGAGGAGATCGCTTGGGGTTCTCCAACGGCATCCTGTCCCTAGGCGTGGCCGCGATTGCACTGGTGCTGTTGTTCCAAGGCGATGTCACCTTGCTGGTCCAGCTCTACGTGGTAGGCGTCTTCGTGTCCTTCACGCTTAGCCAGCTGGGCATGCTCAAGCACTGGAAGCGCGTACTGGTCCCCATCGCTGACCGCAGGATCCGCGCGGCCAAGCAGCGCAAACGCCTGCTGAACCTTGTGGGACTGATTCTTTCGGCATTGGTCTTGGTGGTTGTCTTGGCCACCCGATTTGTCCACGGCGCCTGGTTGGCCGTGCTGGGCATTGTGGTGCTGATGGTGATTATGGATTCGCTGCAGCGCCACTACCAAAAGGTTGATGACGAACTGGCAGTAGATGAATCCGGTGCCGCGACTGCTTTGCCATCGCGCGTGCACGCCCTGGTGCTGGTATCCACCGTGCGCAAGCCGGTGCTGCGCGCCCTGGCCTTCGCCCGCGCATCGCGCCCATCCAAGCTTGAGGCAATCATCGTGGATGTGGAGCGCGGCAAGACCGAGAAGACCCTGCAGGACTGGGAGAGGCTGCAAATTCCGGTGCCGATCACGGCGCTGGCTTCCCCCTATCGAGACATTCCAGGGGCGTTGATTGAGCATATTCGTTCGATCAAGCGCGAATCCCCGCGGGAGCTGATTGTTGTCTATATCCCGGAATACGTTGTGGGCCACTGGTGGGAACAGCTGGTGCACAACCAAACAGCATTGCGCGTGAAGAACCGCTTGCACTATGAACCAGGCGTGCTGATTGCCTCGGTGCCATGGCGCCTGCTCAGTGCCTCGCGCGCCCTCGGTGGCGGGGCCACTGAAGAGTCCTCGGCACACCGCCAAATTTAA